The Euwallacea similis isolate ESF13 chromosome 25, ESF131.1, whole genome shotgun sequence DNA window ATCTTCATGTGGAATTAAGTATTATGGTGTTCCATGTGATggtgaaataaaatcaaataaggcACAAGAAACAAACCAAAACAACCTCCGCCTTTCCTTGTGATATTGTCTCTTATAGCAACTAAAGCAACAAAATACAATTTCGGTTCATTAACTTAATTTCGTTCAGTCTAAAAGTAACAAAGTAGTTTTTAAGGACTTTCGTAAACAGCATTTTCTTAGCAATAAACAGAAAACTCCATCAAATTACATGATTTCAATGCTACAAAGAATCCCAGAGTAAAACAGAAACGAAGGAAACTATAAAAGCTTCATGCTCCTTCAAGCTTAACACGAAGCTCTAAAAACACAAAGGAagatttttatagtttttcacATTGGGCGCCTATAGGAGTATGGAGGAATTTTGAGTGATTATAGGgcttttgctttaaaattattatttcacgTTGTTGTTCAGATGAGAAGAATCCAATTTTCACATCGACacgaagaaataaatttaatggtttTGCCTAGAAACTTGCAAAAATTAGGCTACTCGCGTCACTAATGTGGTAAGTGTTATATACTTTCGCATAACGTGTGAACCCTATTTTAAACTGACagtcaattttaaatattatacaaagcACTCAACATTACTCACCCTTGAGATAAATGATAAAAGTTCTGCTAGAGTTATTAGGAACATAATTTGTTAAAGGTtcagtaaatatttatattatcgAGTTAGTTGAGGATTTATGATTTATCCCCTCTTAAGAAGGATTTAAATAAAGTCCTTCCCGTTGAGAACAAACTCTTATCTAGTTCGATTTTTCAGGTATTTCAGAGAAAatgatgacaaaaaaatacataaaaacaaGTTCCGTCATTTATAGTCCAGAAATTCGATTTTATCGTAATACTGTCCTAGGGGAATAATTTACTTATGCTATATCTTTCCCTTTTAGGTCAGCCCGAAGTCAGTTTGATACCGAAAATTCGTTTCTTTCAAACGAGAGATTCTATGTATTTtatactttcaatttttatgcattcaaattaaatactttGTATACGTGtaggtaattaaattatacgaTGCCAAGGAACAATTTGgatattatcattttttttcgagACATTCGGAAGTTTATATAAAAAGCATTCCACATAGAAACAACAAGGAGCAACATTTGTCATTGCTGACATATTTTCCGAAATTCTCCAATAAGCATACTGTATTTTTGACACTAAAACAACATGTTCTTGGACGAGaaatgtctttaaaaatgttgggACTTGTGGATAATTTAACTCTAATTAAATAACAGAATTTACTTACAACAAACATAATTAACTCAAAACCGTCGACAGTGAATGTTACTTGTGCATGCAGAAGTTTTTAAGACCCGTTCTCTGTCACCAAATTCTCAATGGCCCGATTTCCACTGACCACATTAAAGAGCTACGGGCAGCTTACCACGCACTAATTATTTGCTTCAGCTCTCACTTGATTATATGGGAAATTCCCGAGCCGGATCTTTATTTCACGATAGCAACTTTTGCCGATCTAGCTAATAGTGTATGATATCGATCTGGATAGTCGTagacttcaaatttttaattcctgagattAGATCGGAACGAAAGTTATAGAACTGTTTTAATATTCAGAGCGATGGAGGTTAAGagctttttaatatttgtagaTATGGATAAAGGCAAAATAGTTTTTGCCATGTCAGTAAGTCGAACTTTAGAAATAGCGAGGATGTCagaaacttttattacttcatcAACCACAGATTATCTTACATTGTTCTTTTTGTCCTACATTTCTCTCCTGAAAATAGGGATTATGTTGAGGAGGTTGCCTCTTCGACCCAAGCAAAAACCTAACTACCCCACTTTTGTcgtattatttcaaatttagttggCAGAAGTATCTATAAGGACAGAtactctaaaaatgtaatttcagaGAAAATTCACCCCGGCTCAGTCGGGTTTACCGTCATAATACGATGACCACACCGTAACGCAATTTCGTTCTCGTGAAGTTTATTGGATAAGCGGACGCTAGCAAAAGGTTGTTTTAATCCTGTGAAGTGCACTTCGAACGGATAGAGTTGCGGCATGgtgaagtttaaaattaatcgaGTCGCATTATTTAATACGAGCTGACAGCTGAGCTTAAACTCTTGGACAGGTTAAAATTAAACCGCCAATTTCGAAAACTTCGGACGACTAAGCGTGAACTGGCTGTTTTGTGGGAAATTTGGCCTCAGAGTGACAGGCCTGCTAAAGCAAGTGACGATGAGGGCTCATCATGATCCATCTAAATTTATACTGAGttcatttttcagaaaatcttTCAGCAATCCAAAACTCATCCAATATTACTCAGCGGACatgatgttaaatttttcgaaatttttccttttgaaaTCTAGATAAATTGCCAACTTTGAAAAACTTCATATGATTAAACGTGAACGAGCAGTTTTGTGGGGAAACTATTATCAAAGTGACGGTACTGATGGAACAGTGGCCATGAGTACTCATGATAATCTCCTTAACAGCATTTTTTACTGACCGTACTAGGAGAACactcaccctgtatgaattaAATTGGATTCACCATTCCATTTTTGCAGGGATTAGAAATGCATTTCCCCCATATACAATAATAGTCATAATACAAAACTCCATTACTAAACAATAATTGCATGTTCTATGCAATGCTAATTATTAAGGACATGCTAACAAAAGCTTATTATGTACGTAAAGATcgataatagttatttatggAATATTAATTATCTCATAAAAGAATTTATCATTATGACCACTAGGATAATCGCCATGAACGATAGCgagcatttaaattaaagctttaaaaGTCGTCGAAGggcttttaattaataacacgGTCATATGTTGTGCCTTCAAGCATACACTACTTATGTTTTGTGTCAAAATGATCAGTTTTTGGAATTCATTTCCTaccttattttatttccattgCAGCCCCCAAAAGCAACATATATTGTATCCGCAACAATCCATTATTCGCTTTAGTTTAACCTAGAACAAATTTCCGGATCTCATTGCAACATTCCTTTGGCGTAGAGCAAATTTAATAGTTGAGCGATTCTCAAATTCCGCTCTGTTCTTTTTGAGCAGGATTTAAAACACAGAATGAATCCGTTCATGCGTTTTAAACTTTCGAAACGCGACACGTTCGTTAATTCAAAGAGAATCGAAGGTAAAACATGTTAGTAAAATGCGATTGTGCATGCTATTGACAGGTTaaacaagttttattttttattcatttgacaTGATAGagaacttaaattttaattaaaggtaAATTGCAACTGTCTGGTGCATTGAACattcagttttaaataattaactttgttcattttttgaagcatctgaaatatttattccTTGTTATTCAATTTTCCAATATGCTGGAATAAAGAGTTTTCAATGCTGAAAACATTGCGCTGAATACGTAGCTGAAGGGCTTGATTTTTAGTTAGGAAATGAAATTCTGCTATTACAAGGTTAACATTTGCTCACTCAATacatttgctttaaatatGTTTGATATAATCGTAGTAAAATTTAACATGCAAACTAATTGcgcaataaatttctaaacgGGAACATCCAGCAGTCCCGGCAGGCGCACAATAAAtcgtaaaaatgaaattacaaaatttacaacaagtatgaatttaatatttttcctggGTAACCGCTATGCAGATTGCAGACGTATTTTAGTCACGTACGACTAATAAAGGCACTTTTGTATTACAGTTCAAATTACGGGCGTATCTCTATTTTCCGAATCCGGccaaaaacacaattttaatcCTAAAGGCGTGCTCGTCAAAACCTGCTCAAAATAATACGATTTGTctgacaaaaatgtatttgggTGATGTTAAAATTGTGCCTCGAAAAAATTTCAGAGAAACTGTATTCTGATTACGTTTTTAACATATCTGCATAGGGTTTTAAAACGAGTCGATTTAAACACAATTTGAAGTAGACaagtcaatattttatttctcggAGCTTTTTGAAGTTCTTTCTGCATTTTTGTACACTGCGGTGTGTTACAAAGCTGATTAAATTGACGAACTTTTTGTtcatttacattatttcttgCCTGAATATGATGAGAAGACCGGACGTATCTCTATTTGTAAACATGTGTAGTCAAGACACATAAGTACTAAATCAACTATAAATatggaacaaattttaaatatcacctTAACATAAACACCATTAATTAAGATAGTATAGGCAAAACGTTGCTAATTCCTAGTGGAAATCAAGAAATTAATCAATGACATGCGTTTATTTCGTTGTTTCTATGGTAATTATCCTCCTGGCAAAGTTATCTAAACTTTGATTTGTCGGCATTTAGACAGAGTAGGTATTGACAACGTTCCAAGAAATATAAGtatgaaactgaaaattttatttagagtACTACTCGTATAACAGTCATAGAAATAACTtcagttttgtttatttattagtttgaaAGCTTCAGTTCTGAACTATTGAATAATTATCAGCATATTCTGAGTCAGTTACACCTATGCCGCTGACACATGTCTTTCATCTATGAGTTAATATATTCTTTCTCGCCataatgaaaatgtgaaaactataaattggacattcatttttttgagcTAGAGTTTCTTCggatttattcattatttcgGTGTTTGAAAGCCCATTTTATTCTCATGATACATCCCCATGTATGTTTATGTATACCAGAACTTGTACGCCAattgaaatcacaaataatGCATTCTgggttatttttttcattattaatactatattttatttacttatatacatatagtgGTCAATGCAATAATTAGCCCATTTTTGGTCCGCTGTAGTTAGTAATTGCAGCGGAAAAACATGGGGGAGATGTTCTACTACAACTAAGATGTCCTCCAATATATTAATACGTGGACTCTCACTTCTTTTGTAAATGTACTCCACTctacatataaattttttacaaaaattattgacgGATTAAAAGAAAGCTTTCTtgcaaaatcaaaaacttcGTTGCCGCGGTACAATTTCATCACGCGCGGGAAGAGGAAGGAAAATTACGAATCTTAAACTTTTCACGTGAGGAATAAATTATCTGgcaaacaaatttgaaattcggTCCTGATATCCAGATTCAGAATAgcgaaattttataaatttctaaaaaaaaataaaaaattgcttaagaAAAGTTCGAAAGACTTCCGTGTATTAGACCGAATCTCATGCATTGTATtgtattgaatttaattagatAGCCCGACACCGTCACTCTTATATTGTAATCTGAGGACAGCTGTGACAATTAAAAGCACAACAGACTTGGATGCTGAATCTGTTGAGGTCTACCTAATCTTTTAATAGCTTCAAAACACTTTCCGGGAAAATACTGAGATTAGTcatgaaattaaatgaattactgtctcaataattaaaacagttACAAGCCCAAGAAAAGGACTTCTAAATGAAAGACTGATTTTTTTGCTAACGTCTTAAGAAGCATTTTAATCTCATGCAAATAGCATAAATTCTTGGCAACTCCGAAAGTATAAATCACTGGAAAATTTACGAGTGATAATAATCTCtagaaaacagaaaaaaattcttgaaaatcgTGAACGTTGACACTTTGTAGAAATTACGATTATGCAACATGAAAACTTATATTTGACAGCAGCAAGAGTTCCCAATTTTATTCCAAGAAATCTTATCAAAATCCCCGAGGGTCCATCAATCAGAGTATCCACCTATTATCAtgtgattattattatcaataaataaCCCATATCGATCTCGTAAATAAGGCATTGTCAGCCTGAGCCTAATTATGAGCAATATGCAGAACATGCAAGGGAGTTAATGTGTTATACTCACAAAATGTTATTCAAGGCTTGTACGGcataatcaattttaaatatgcagATGGGgaaaaagagttttaaaataaaaaaaacatataagtAAAACCAAGAAAATCCTTACCTATCTTTTCGTAAATCTCCCCTCTTCCGCTGACTCCTGCTGACACCAACCAAACTCCAATAAACCACGTATAAATCATCCTGCTATATTCACACATCATTACACACATTTAGGTCATCGACACTCAAAAATCCACTACAAAAGAATGTAATCCATAGAGTGTAATTTATAATAGCCAGTTTTTGTGGGATAAAACTCTGCCCAATAATCGGGGAATAATATTTATCTAATCAACTGTCATTACTCCTATCGGAATCATCGAAAGCTCGCGCGAATTGCTCACGTATTTCACGTAAACGTGACTCTAGAACAGGAGTTTTGCATCGACTCCAACTCAAAGCAGAGCCGACACAGAGACTAACTTCAGCCTCACTTTTATTGGGAGTATCTCCATAAGCCGTAAGCAGAGCACAGGCGCTCTGTCGCTTGCGTTGGCGCTTGTATATTTTCCTTCGGTGCAGTTTGTCCACGGTTTTGTGTTGTTATTGCTTTTATCGCCAGTTCTTGGAGATTATGCCGGTTTTTACTTAGTACAATGGCTTCTGTGGTGCTGGTTGGACTTAGAGTGAGCATCTGTTTGCATAATTTACTCAGTTTTGCGATGTGCTGATGCGCTGAGTTGGTTTTGTTGTCGGTGAAGTCGTTAAAGGGGGCTGAACTGTTGGAAACTTAGGAATTTCTTTCCATATTTTGGGAGGATTGATGTGCTAGCTTTAAAATGGGAAATATGTAAAGtttaaatgggagaaaaattatgcaattaaTCATGTAAATTGGGAAATCTATGAGGCTCACCTGCAGTATTCATAGATGAATATTGAACTGACTTACCATCTCTGTCTATTGCACAAGCGGGCTTGGCGCCGAGAAgattgaaactttttctcgTTACGTTGATTCTATTAGTAAATACGTTTTTATAAATGTAGGTATAGTTTTGAGATCTACAtatgtgtaaaataaaatttttcgaactttgagaaataaagtttgttAATGGAAGCTGATTACTAAGCaggttttatttcataaataatcgCATATTGTAACAGACACCTTCATTTCGAATTTCCGTTAACAAACGGGACATAGCATAACAATGGTCAGAGATGCTGGAGCTAGAttgaatatattcaaatatatgCTTATTTCTAGTCATTCGCTCATCATGCAGCAAAAGTAGAAAAAGTCATATGCTAAAATCATTGATAGTGCTATTTTATGTAACTCAGAACTAGTTATTTCAAATTCTTGGTATTTTATGAGATCACTGGACATCAAACAAGCCTCGttttctaatttcttcaaGAGAAATCACTCATGTAGTAATTTTCAGTAGTATCTAATCGGTCATCATATTTTATGTTCGCCTATTGGCACTGAGGTCCAACTCTTGATTTTAGGGACTAGAACGTTCTCTGAGAATAACGTAAAAATGGGTCAATCAATACAGATCAGCTATGTGCAATATCAGCGAATATACGTTATTTCGTTGTCCTTTCGAGGGTGAGACCCTCATATTTATGAATCTGGATCTTACTACCTTTCtgtcttattaaaaaaattgtgtaaaattcGTGACTTAAGCCTACATATtggtttattgtttttttgtttgtttttttttttgagaaggAATAGTATAATGCAAGTGtacaaataactattattgtACACAAAAGAAAGTTTTACTACAACAGGGGTAAGTATACAACACTTCAACCTGAACAAAAGAAATTCTGGATATTCAATCGAACCTAATGGCTCTAAACTTTGGTTTGTTCCATTAGGCATTCCCCATTCTGcgaaatatatgtataatatggtggccttttttattcttttaatatATCGCCAGCCTGCTGACTAGGATATATGgttctttttttgattttttccgcATTGCTTCTCCTTTAAAAGGCACAACACGTTCAggaaagcaaaaaaatattatgccTAAACGTTATGGCTTCCCAGTAAAAAATCGCCCCGAGCTTTTCAGGATGTGAGTTTTTAGGATTCTTATTTCTGTAGTTCCCTTTtagaagagatttttcatttctaagTAGCTGGCATCGTTATGCGATACTTTTAACTTCTCGTTTTAAAGGCTTGCTATTAAGGATGCATTCCAAGAGATGCTAAAAATTCAAGATCAAAATAAAGTATAGCAAACTATACGGTCACATTAAACTGCTAGAAGAATTTCTGCAATTCCAAATTCCGAAGGtctatttaaactttttcagGGAAAATACGTTTGATAGTTTTATAGTTTCCTATCCATGAAAATCTTCAGAAAATATTAGGGCAAAAGAGGaaatgtatacatatacaggatggccATAATCTATCTTTCAGTATAGgtaactttttcatttgaagaaatagaaaatcagttaaataggTAAAATTGGGTATAATTTCATACGTAATGCGATGccgattttaaatttgaaaaattatgtcatattactgaaatatttgaaaaaaactgaaaatttcctaattctttaaactcaaatatctcaaaatctaTTAAAGTTACATCAATGaaataagtttctttttatagATGTTTTTGCGTAGATTTCAATGGTGttaagcaaattttcataatgacCTTGAATTTCCAGATACGAcgtaaagttatgtttttttaaatgctagTCGTAGTTAGCTACGGACGCattaaataacgttttttctggatttcatcatattattatctttttgcgtgcattcaaaattatcaaagtaaggtaaatttaatatttttaccaaGATGGCtatggaaaacaaaataatttaaattatactacaacaaaaaattacgtgtaggattttagtttttttaacaaataatttaaataaaatatttaaacattttgaacaaattttatttatcaaaaacgactaacaaaagttaaaatgaCAACACGAAAACgataatcaaaacaaaaaggaaagaaaaaaatctaacagattttctatttgttcaaatgaaaaagttacCCATACTGAAAGCTAGATTATGGCCACTCTATATACTATAAAAAGATTCTATTTTCCACTGAAGAATTCGCgatgttttcaatttatttaatatataaaataatatacacattttttttgagCAATCGGAAAGGTGTACCGCCTGtcttaattatgtactgtttTTATAAGTTCTCACATGAACTTCCCATATCAAATCATGAGTTTATAATAGCCATTAGTACTGTTACAAAATGTAACGCCCAAAATCTCCCATAAACTATTAATAGGACTAAAGGACTCTAATTTGAATACTCAATCCCGAAATTCCTGGGAGCAGTTAGAGGCAGAATTAGATACGTAAACAGGGGTCTGAAATTgggttaaaaacaaaatcgagTTAGGAAGAAACCTGCACTTTAGATTTAGAGTCTCCTCGGTCAGTAGCTGGacgaaaaatatatttacagcaaaattcaattaaacccATCTGTTTGGTAATTCGCATTAGTATCACTTGATTTGGTATGaatcaaatataataaacagGGAAACTGTGGTGTACTTTACGTGAGTCGAATCGATTTAATCTCTCTTGTGTATGGAATTTTAACCGTTGAACAGCAAAGGCGGAAGCTGCCAGAAAGCTGAAATATTATCTTAAGTGTTGGGTAAACACTTCAGTGTATTCGCTAGTATTGTTTCGGCAAGACAGTAAGTTTGCCTTCCGAGATAAGCACCAAACATTCCCTTTTCCAGCCTGGAAATTCTCCCTCCAGGATAAGAAAAGTTGTTAGTTAAGGGTTTCATTAAAAGCCTCTTTCATTGTTTATATGCATAACGAAGTTTTAACaatctgatattttttacttcaaactTTTGAAGCAACCTACGGCACCATCTGGTTAGAGAATAtctacagaaaaaaaactgaaacaataAGCAGTAAATTTATCGTTAGCCCAGTTGCCAGACACTTTTAGGTCGattaatgcaattattaattactttagGAACTATATTTCACGCGAAAACGTTTTATTGGCCATCTGCTTTCAAAGAGGCCTGTCAAAGATACTATTAATCCTTGCTCCATAGTAGTGACCGTACGAAGAGGCGAGTGGACCTGATGGATGATTGATTGAGGGCACAATTTATGTTAATGTTGGGATTGTTTGATTTGCATTTTAGTCTAATAGTCTGCAGTTTTTACACACTTATTTTTGCACAAGCGTCACAAAATCTAGAACATAATCTGAAACGCAATGataatatatgaaaaaatcattttaatttcaaaacattaCAAATAACCGAACTCACGTAGTGAATATTTTATCGGGTGTCCAGGTAAACCCTGGACATAGGAGATTAACTTGGGAAATcggttttaatgttttttgttcCTGTTTGGATTatcgaattgaaaaaattttacatggAGGTCATAGTACTCAAGATCGGctatcatttttcaattttttcagtcGTCTAATCATCGTTTTGGCTCAAAACGcgttcaaatttaaacaattttaatgtcCCGCGTAACCGTTCGAGGCCACGATTGATCAGAGTCAATGTCggaattaaacaaacacaaagtCGCTAACAACATAAGCATAAAAACCCCATatcaaatgaattttctctttttgccaatttctaagtaatttttaatttatttacgaatTAATTCAGTGAAACATCAATGAAACACCTGAGGATAATTATCATGTGATCTGTTTTGATGTTGCTATAGTAAGTAAACAAGTTTCTCATTAATCTATGATGATAACACAAAGACATGACCTACATCATTCACTACACAGAATCTCCGCGgcaaatgtttaatttaatacagAATACACATTTCCTCTTATggtcatttttgaaaaatttgaaaaatttacatttgacATGGGAGTTTTACGTTTATGTTGTTGGCGACTTTGGGTTTGTTTAATGCTGACTGTCAGAGCCATGTGGGAAACTCGTTTCACCAGATGTCTGGTATCGGGATAGGTACTGACTGATAATCAGTGCCCGTAGATAAATCAATCCAAGCGTCGTTTAGGAGTCACTATGAGAGGCGACAGGTGGATTCCACACGTGGCCCACAGACAGCCTGGAGGTCTGTTACATTAACCAGGCACTTGCAGTGAATATTATAAACAGACACTAATTACGAAAACCTTCTAAGGTTTTCGGTTTTCTCAATTAGTGACAGAAAACAAAATCATCAGATATGATAATTTGCTTATAAGTGTCTTCATGAGTGCACCCActagggggggggggggggggggcagAGCCGAGAGTCTTGGCCACCTTCAGACAAGGCCCTTGGAGggtatttagttttttgaacaCGGATGTGACACATTCATTATCATAAGTATATTTACCAGCTATTTTGTAAGATCGATACTCTCTCGGATTTTATCCAgtagttataaaataaagggcttattgttttaaattttctcgaAGCCTTTTATTTAACGAACCGTGCTCCTGAGTATGGACGGGCAGTTGTACTTCGGGATACTGAACTCTGACCAATCGTGGCCTCGAATGGTTACGCGGgagattcaaatttttgaaatttggagacGTTTTGAGCCAAAACAGCTCTGATTAGACGACtgaaaaaattgcagaatGATGGCCGGTCTCGAGTACTACGACCtccatgtaaaagtttttcaattgaatAATTCGTGCAGGcatatggaaattaaaatcaatttcccaTGTTAGTCTTCTCATCCAGGGTTCGTCTGAACAACCGGTGTAAACgtattccaaaatattaatcatttaTATCAACAAAAACACTCATTGTTCTGATAACGATAAATAGACGCTATCGTCtataattatgttttaagGCTATGAACGATAAACAAATCACTTAATAGTTATCAGAAGCAGCTAGTTATAGTAATTTCATACTTACGTTTTCAGTTGAATACgtgttattttcaataactgcTTGACAACTCTACAAGTTATCCCTAGAATAATTATCAATATGACTTATTTTAGTATAGAGGGAAAAGTAGCCATTGTCACTGGGGGTGCATCAGGACTGGGGTACAATTTCGTTAAGCAGTTACTGGAGAAAGGAGCGAAGGtacaacaaattaaaacttatgaaTGTTCAGTATAAATTctaaacatattatatatataaaggGGGTTACTCTAATGGATATTTctgaagaaaatggaaataaagtAATGCAAGAACTTCAGGAGAAATATGACAAAACCAAGGTGCTATTTATCAGAGGAGATGTAAGGAACTGTGAGGaatttgaaagtgaattaTTTCGTACATCAATAGTAGTTAATTACAAATAACATTCGTTATTAGAGGTCTTTAAATTAACCATAGAAGCCTTCAACCACTTAGATATACTCATAAATAACGCAGGGATATTCAATGATTTGGAATATGAAACGGAAGTGGGAATAAATCTGGTGAGCACGTATTTGAAAACCGAATATTAATCATACAACGCAAATTTAGACTGGAACCCTTCATGGTATGATTCTAGGGCTAGAAAAATATCTTCCCAAATATAAATTAGGAAATGAAGGAGTCATCGTCAACATATCTTCTATAGCAGGCGTCAATCCTTTTGCCGGCTTTCCAATTTACTCTGCTACAAAATTCGCCATTCATGGATTAACCCTATCATGGGGACTTCCCCAGCATTACGACAAAACAAAGATTAAAGTAGTGGCGGTTTGCCCTGGCTTCACAACTACGCCTTTGTTGCAAAATGCTGCAGCTGCATTGCTTTCTCCAGCTTACGCTGAGCACGCAAAGAGGGAAGTTGCAGCTTGTGGTCTCATGCAGACGTAAGGACTAATTCATGTTATCTATGAAGTCAATTAATTGAGCTTCTGAATTATTAATAGCCCTGAAGACGTAGCATTGCATATGATGACTGTCATTGAGAAAGCCCCCTCAGGGACCGTTTGGGTGGTGGAAAAGGGGGAACCTCCATATAAATATGAGATGCCAGATCGATTTAAGATATCGAAAACTACTCTTTAGTTAACATTATagagataataataatgttattgTGTATTACAATTTTAGTATAGTTGGTTGTTTCCTCGTATCTTTGAAGAGGTTCATTTCTTTATTAACCCCTTACACCCTTCTGCGGCTAGACCCATTAAATATGTGGTTTATGGCGGCCTCAATAGGAATTAAAACCTACACCTTCTAACCTAAACGGATTATCTTGTTTGAAAGCTCCAAAATCGCTTAATTATTTATCAGGAAAGGCGTTAATTTCTGCTAGCTAGGGAGCAGATTTTTCCTTCCTCCGCAATGGAAAACGATTACATCAGTTTAGGGGATAAATGGTGTGAAACAGCGATCTCAATACTATTATTCTTAATAACAGGGTGAGTCACAAAGGATAGGCCAACACTAAACTGGATATACTAGACACCAAAATATTGCGATTGAGATCGACATGACTCATACCAATGTTACTGGTTTAAGAGATACACcgtgttcaaaattttaaattttattttgaaatttgtcaataattaagaaagttttgataCTCTAAACCTAGAAATTGGtagttttatgatttttaagtaatttgcatttaaaaggtTCAATATATTTTGCTATGCTTTTTTCATC harbors:
- the LOC136416856 gene encoding 15-hydroxyprostaglandin dehydrogenase [NAD(+)]-like, whose product is MTYFSIEGKVAIVTGGASGLGYNFVKQLLEKGAKGVTLMDISEENGNKVMQELQEKYDKTKVLFIRGDVRNCEEFEKVFKLTIEAFNHLDILINNAGIFNDLEYETEVGINLTGTLHGMILGLEKYLPKYKLGNEGVIVNISSIAGVNPFAGFPIYSATKFAIHGLTLSWGLPQHYDKTKIKVVAVCPGFTTTPLLQNAAAALLSPAYAEHAKREVAACGLMQTPEDVALHMMTVIEKAPSGTVWVVEKGEPPYKYEMPDRFKISKTTL